DNA from Leptospira mayottensis 200901116:
CTTTCTTTCCCGGAAAGATAAGATACAAACTCGCAACGGTCCAATACACGAATCCGATTCTCTGTAGAACTCCGGGAACTCTGAGCTCCGCAAAAGACCATTCTCCGAAAAAATTCAACAACAGCCCGAGCAATATTAGACTAATGCTCCTTATACAAATTCCAATCCAGACTTTACTTCGATTAATTCCATTTTTAGAATATAATGAAATTGGAATCGACACTCCCACCGCGAACAAAAAAAAGGGAAACACCAAATCCGTCGGCGTACAACCGTTCCATTCGGCATGTTTCAAGGGAGAATAGATGTAAGACCAAGAACCGGGATTATTTACGAGTATCATCCCGATTACAGTCATTCCTCGGAATAGATCCAAAGATAAAATCCGTTCCTTATTTTGAGTCGATTTCTTTTCCAAACGACAACCTTTGAGCTTTTCTTTTTTTCATTCGTGAGAACACCGCTTTCCTATCGCATACAAATCGATCTTTCAGATCTCTATACCATTTTTCGTCGAATTCAATTTTTGAATTCCAAAAAATTTATATATCCGGTCTCAAGCATATTTCAATTCGAACTCCGTTTCGAATTCTTTCCCGACGCTACAACATCGGTTTTAGATTCAATTCAGAGATATTCTTTTTGCAAACATCTACGATGGGGCCAGTTTTTTCGCAAACTTAAAAGCCTATTTCAAAACCTTAGAATGTAAGAACTACTACGAAAATTGAACAACGAAAAAGCCCATAAATTACCAAGGAGTCGTAACCCGTGAGAACTCTACGTTTTGTTACAGACTTACCGTATACAACTGACTTATTTTAAGATTTTGGAATAGGCTTTTAAATTCCTTTATTCCGAAACTAAAAATTTAAGGCCTAAAACCGAAAGAATCAACGTAGATAAAAAGAATCCTCTCCAAAAATCAATAGGTTCTCCATGAATTACAATACCAACAAGTATAGTTCCTGCCGCGCCCAAACCGGTCCAAATCGCGTAAGCAGTTCCCATAGGAATCGTCTGAACTGCCTTGTTCAGAAACGCCAAACTAAAAACCGAAGAAACTACAAAGCCCCCGATCCATGTCGGTTTAGTAAAATTATCGGATAACTTGAGGCAAGTCGTAAATCCGATCTCGAATCTAGAAGCGATGATAAGATAAATCCAAGCCATAGCCCACACTCTTTTACTCTAAATGGATATCAACTCATTATCAACAAATCCCGATCATTGTCTTCATACTATCGCAAAAGGAATATGATAAACTCGGATTTTTATCCAATCGCTCCGCTTTCCGATAAGCGGAAACGAATCTGTAGTTTTATGGTTCAGGATTAAATCGTTTCTATGAATGCTTCAATCCAGACAAACACTAATTATTTGCACAAGAAAACTCGTTTACAAATTTTGAAATATATTAAAATTTTATAATGATTAATCGAAACCGTAAAAATCCAATAAAAACCGATCCAAAACACACTTGTAACTTCGGGAATCGTTCAAAAGAAAATCGCAAATACGATAAATTCGGTTCTATCAGGCGCGCTATATTATGATTTCTCCTGGATGAGATTCTCAAGATTGAAACTTTCCAGAAAGAAAAATATCCTATCAATAAAGCACTTAAGTAATTCCAACCATAAAGGAGATTATAACCCACCCAAAAACAACTTATAATTTCGGTTTATCTCTTTTACTCGCAAAGCAACAGATCAAACAAAAGAAGTTTCAATTCTT
Protein-coding regions in this window:
- a CDS encoding DMT family transporter; its protein translation is MAWIYLIIASRFEIGFTTCLKLSDNFTKPTWIGGFVVSSVFSLAFLNKAVQTIPMGTAYAIWTGLGAAGTILVGIVIHGEPIDFWRGFFLSTLILSVLGLKFLVSE